The following proteins are co-located in the Telopea speciosissima isolate NSW1024214 ecotype Mountain lineage chromosome 9, Tspe_v1, whole genome shotgun sequence genome:
- the LOC122640732 gene encoding truncated FRIGIDA-like protein 1: protein MASLIAISTAIKSIDAKKDDLRKAFEDLKAHSSFLSSFTLQWKDLDDHLNSIKSSIEKRFKELESIDPQAGDELAVEKSPHPIPGSNGKQTSSATAPVKKEEESEITPRPELKSLCIKMDGKGLRSYVVDHRKELDLIRGEVTVAFKSASDPAKLVLDAMVGFFPPNSKGDKDGELAAIRRTCILLLEQLKTISPQISPQVKEKAKKLALEWKGKLTLGGPNHLEALAFLQLLATFDLVSGFSIDWLLDLLVTIARRRQALELCRALGFTDNMPDFIEKLTSKGKHIEAVKFAYEFKLADKFPPVPLLKSYIKESKKTIQEIRVKANFSTQSQNEATAKEIAALRAVIKSIQEHNLESQYPCGSLEKQIEQLEKKKADRKRPAAAATASKQQAGTGKNKRARQSAPAVNSMTETATSLHSIHHTQMQQSGLLPDRVASYLGSAAGSSYGLQGPSSLTPYGSSSSALYGGTENSVNYGGNLSPARSHLYSALPSHLSHPPPSQPSGLYDRSLSYGGYGLPPQYRPSYYP from the exons ATGGCTTCATTAATAGCGATTTCCACTGCTATTAAATCTATAGATGCAAAAAAGGATGATCTTCGTAAAGCTTTCGAAGATCTCAAAGCAcactcttctttcctttcttccttcaccCTTCAATGGAAGGATCTGGATGATCATTTGAACTCGATCAAGAGTTCTATAGAGAAACGTTTCAAGGAACTTGAATCTATCGATCCACAAGCCGGTGATGAATTGGCTGTGGAAAAATCTCCTCACCCGATTCCTGGGTCTAATGGGAAACAGACTTCTTCGGCAACTGCGCCggtgaagaaggaagaggagtcGGAAATAACTCCTCGACCTGAGTTGAAATCCCTATGCATCAAGATGGATGGAAAGGGTTTGCGTTCCTATGTAGTTGATCATCGTAAAGAACTGGATCTTATCCGGGGAGAAGTTACTGTTGCTTTTAAATCGGCTTCGGATCCGGCAAAGCTTGTTTTGGACGCAATGGTAGGTTTTTTTCCTCCCAATTCCAAAGGAGACAAGGATGGTGAATTGGCGGCTATTAGAAGaacttgtattcttttattagAACAGCTAAAGACGATCTCTCCACAAATTTCACCTCAAGTGAAGGAGAAAGCTAAGAAATTGGCCCTTGAATGGAAAGGGAAGCTTACTCTAGGCGGTCCAAATCATTTAGAAGCCTTAGCTTTTTTGCAGCTTCTTGCTACCTTTGATTTGGTCTCCGGATTTAGTATTGATTGGCTTCTTGATCTTCTTGTTACTATTGCTCGGCGCAGACAGGCTCTTGAATTGTGTCGAGCGCTTGGTTTCACAGATAATATGCCTG ATTTTATCGAGAAACTTACTAGTAAGGGGAAGCATATTGAGGCTGTAAAATTTGCCTATGAATTTAAGCTTGCTGACAAATTTCCACCAGTACCTCTCCTTAAAAGTTACATTAAGGAGTCCAAGAAAACAATCCAGGAAATTCGTGTAAAGGCAAATTTCTCGACTCAGTCGCAG AATGAGGCTACGGCCAAGGAAATTGCTGCCTTGAGAGCAGTTATTAAATCCATCCAAGAACATAACCTAGAATCACAGTACCCATGTGGGAGTCTTGAGAAGCAAATTGAGCAGTTGGAAAAGAAGAAGGCTGATAGGAAACGTCCTGCAGCAGCTGCTACTGCCTCTAAACAGCAGGCTGGAACTGGAAAAAATAAACGTGCTCGGCAATCTGCCCCTGCTGTT AATTCCATGACCGAGACTGCTACTAGTCTTCACTCAATTCATCACACTCAGATGCAGCAATCTGGCTTGTTGCCAGATCGTGTTGCGTCTTATCTTGGTTCTGCTGCTGGGTCCTCCTATGGCTTGCAAGGCCCTTCCTCTCTAACCCCATATGGAAGTTCATCTTCTGCATTGTATGGTGGTACTGAAAACTCAGTCAATTATGGTGGAAACCTAAGCCCTGCTAGGTCTCACCTGTACTCTGCTCTCCCTTCGCACCTTTCACATCCTCCGCCTTCACAACCATCTGGACTTTATGACAGGTCTTTGAGCTATGGTGGATATGGTTTACCACCTCAGTACCGTCCTTCTTACTATCCTTGA